Proteins encoded within one genomic window of Panicum virgatum strain AP13 chromosome 1N, P.virgatum_v5, whole genome shotgun sequence:
- the LOC120656486 gene encoding pentatricopeptide repeat-containing protein At4g36680, mitochondrial-like yields the protein MAALAIFLRHGRGAHAQARGIPLTRALSTTTAGTDSGVLSVADATRRLRREHDPDRVVSILEAIDMASISAASTRHALSMAARRLSRSRRFADAEALLSSHLPASTTEPHLAAVLCSYASANLPEKAIDAFRSTAPSLPTPMSPLPFNALLSAFVRCRRHHRVPVLFAELSKEFSITPNATSYGILVKAYCMTRDDVKAKQTLDQMREQGISPTIYTTLMDSMYKQKKIEEAEHFWKEMVESGCKPDVATYNLKAMNYGLHGKPEEVLEVMMEMEAAGVKPDTTTYNFLMTCYCRNGKLEDAKVLYHSLAEKGCSANAATYKHMLAALCAHGDFDAGLGMVKESLKRHKVPDFRTMKGLVEGLVKGGRVAEAKKVIAEVKKRFPENSLSGWMNLEKELGLDSDSRDDTLQSKGTSGETVVESKPVAADAEALELEGSAVEENAVSEESSDDEVPGHEVSSSEEMPRGPA from the coding sequence ATGGCTGCGCTCGCGATCTTCCTccgccacggccgcggcgcccACGCCCAAGCCCGCGGCATTCCGCTCACCCGTGCGCTCTCCACGACCACAGCCGGCACCGACTCCGGCGTCCTCTCGGTGGCCGACGCCacgcggcgcctccgccgcgagcACGATCCGGACCGCGTGGTCTCCATCCTGGAGGCCATCGACATGGCCTCCATCTCGGCCGCCTCCACCCGCCACGCGCTCTCAATGGCTGCGCGCCGCCTCTCCCGCTCCCGCCGCTTCGCGGACGCGGAGGCGCTCCTCTCCTCCCATCTCCCCGCGTCCACCACCGagccccacctcgccgccgtcctctgCTCCTACGCATCCGCCAACCTTCCCGAGaaagccatcgacgccttccgCTCCACTGCGCCGTCCCTCCCGACCCCCATGTCCCCGCTCCCCTTCAACGCCCTCCTCTCCGCCTTCGTACgatgccgccgccaccaccgcgtccCTGTCCTCTTCGCCGAGCTCTCCAAGGAGTTCTCCATCACCCCCAACGCCACATCCTACGGCATCCTTGTCAAGGCCTACTGCATGACCCGCGACGATGTTAAGGCGAAACAAACCTTGGATCAAATGCGTGAGCAAGGTATCTCGCCGACCATCTACACCACATTGATGGATTCAATGTATAAGCAGAAGAAGATTGAGGAAGCCGAGCACTTTTGGAAGGAAATGGTAGAGAGTGGATGCAAGCCCGATGTGGCTACGTACAATTTGAAGGCCATGAACTATGGACTCCATGGGAAACCGGAAGAGGTACTGGAGGTGATGATGGAGATGGAGGCGGCTGGAGTGAAGCCAGACACCACCACCTACAATTTCCTCATGACTTGCTATTGCAGGAATGGAAAACTGGAGGATGCCAAGGTTCTGTACCATTCACTAGCTGAGAAGGGGTGCTCCGCAAATGCTGCTACGTACAAGCACATGTTGGCAGCGCTGTGTGCCCATGGCGACTTTGATGCTGGGTTGGGTATGGTCAAGGAAAGCTTGAAGAGGCACAAGGTGCCAGATTTTAGGACAATGAAAGGTTTGGTTGAGGGATTGGTAAAGGGGGGCAGGGTGGCTGAGGCCAAGAAGGTTATTGCGGAGGTGAAGAAGAGGTTCCCAGAGAATTCGTTGTCTGGGTGGATGAACCTTGAGAAGGAGCTTGGGTTGGACTCGGATAGCAGAGACGACACTCTTCAGTCAAAAGGTACATCTGGAGAAACTGTTGTGGAGTCAAAGCCTGTTGCCGCAGATGCAGAGGCACTTGAGTTGGAAGGATCCGCTGTTGAAGAAAACGCTGTATCTGAAGAATCCAGCGACGATGAAGTGCCTGGACATGAGGTATCCTCAAGTGAGGAAATGCCACGAGGTCCTGCCTAA